The stretch of DNA AACAAGAAGATGTATTGCGAGGAAGATGATATAGACACTTTTTATAAAAGCATAGCAATGTCAGTTAAACGCCTGCCGCCATCATTAAGAGCTGAAGCGAAGATGCAACACCTTCAAATACTTAGTAACCtggaaatgaaaaatattcaaaatgaacATCAACAGTTAGCTTATTCTCAACCTCCAAGACAGATAGATAACGCAACCATTCAAACTTTTAATCCTACTTCTTTCGAAAGTTATCCACCTGCAGCACACCAACAACAAggatattatcaattataagcataaaaatattaaaacatttttattttacttaaaaaaaagagcatttgttaatatttttatttataataggtactcaattttgtatttattataataaactccaGATACTAATATgatgaagtatattattttacaatttaaaaggtaataaatataaacattggtAATAAGTACAAACAATTACAaggtaataagtataattattatataatcacattAGGTTCTCGAAACTACATGGTTTTGCCAATTCACTTTTCCTTCTCCGTTGAAGAAACATTTAAAGGCATCTCGTACTTCAAAACCTTCCACGTTTCCATATCCTCCAAATCTTGCCAATGGTTGCATAGTTGTCTGCATGTTGGTTAATTCTTGATGTCCAATTTGTGTATTTGTTGCTTCGTATCCATCGCGAATCAGATTATGCAAGCAACATGTGGCAGTAATTAATAAATCGCATGTTTCTGGTTTTATTGCGATTGGTGTATAAAATACTCTAAAAATT from Acyrthosiphon pisum isolate AL4f unplaced genomic scaffold, pea_aphid_22Mar2018_4r6ur Scaffold_5874;HRSCAF=6435, whole genome shotgun sequence encodes:
- the LOC115035057 gene encoding uncharacterized protein LOC115035057 — encoded protein: MESSTSLNDSHQTVHSPPTTSKTKKTKFDRVSDLLIENKDARIKLIETLNNKKMYCEEDDIDTFYKSIAMSVKRLPPSLRAEAKMQHLQILSNLEMKNIQNEHQQLAYSQPPRQIDNATIQTFNPTSFESYPPAAHQQQGYYQL